From the genome of Candidatus Poribacteria bacterium, one region includes:
- the rpsD gene encoding 30S ribosomal protein S4 → MSRYLDSVCKLCRREGEKLFLKGRRCNGPKCSFERRSYPPGEHGQTPPRRSRADNFRRQLRAKQKVKRTYGVFEKQFRGYYFKAARQTGIAGENLISFLERRLDNVVYRLGFATSRNQARQLVKHNHFTVNGKRVNIPSYIVKVGDVITPRERSRNLGTIQEALEYTEHRGAPEWLEIDADKAEGRVQGAPVVEQIAIDLETQLIIELYSR, encoded by the coding sequence ATGAGTAGATACTTAGATTCAGTCTGTAAATTATGCCGCAGGGAAGGTGAAAAACTTTTTCTGAAAGGGCGTCGATGCAACGGACCGAAATGTTCTTTTGAGCGCCGCAGCTACCCGCCTGGCGAACACGGTCAGACCCCGCCACGCAGAAGCCGTGCGGACAATTTCCGTCGACAGTTGCGCGCAAAACAGAAAGTCAAACGCACTTACGGTGTGTTTGAAAAACAATTTCGGGGGTATTACTTCAAAGCAGCGCGGCAAACAGGTATCGCTGGTGAGAATTTAATTAGCTTCCTTGAACGTAGGTTAGACAATGTCGTTTACCGACTCGGGTTCGCAACCTCCCGAAATCAGGCGCGTCAACTCGTGAAGCACAATCACTTCACAGTGAACGGCAAACGGGTTAATATCCCCTCTTACATCGTGAAAGTTGGCGATGTCATCACACCTCGCGAACGGAGCCGGAACCTTGGGACTATCCAAGAGGCATTAGAATACACGGAGCATCGCGGCGCACCTGAATGGTTGGAAATTGATGCGGACAAAGCAGAAGGGCGTGTTCAAGGAGCACCTGTGGTAGAACAAATCGCCATTGACCTTGAAACGCAACTCATCATTGAACTTTACTCCCGATAG
- a CDS encoding DNA-directed RNA polymerase subunit alpha, which translates to MIRSELEMPERLKTDTDSLRPNYAKYTAEPFERGFGTTLGNSLRRVLLSSIKGAAITAVQIEQVKHEYATIPGVVEDVVQIILNLKEIRLSIATDDPMKLTLKAEGSCEVTAADIRSNALVEIINPDQHIATLDECEGLDIEIHAQTGRGYSLAEEHRSVGHDIGLIPVDAKFSPVEKVNFWVEETRVGDMTNFDKLNLEVWTDATITAKEAVTRAANILLQQLEIFTEFDETYVEPEPEIDEAKLRRNRYLAKPVSELELSVRASNCLETANIKTIRELVTKEEKDMLEYKNFGRTSLNEIKEQLANMGLSLGMELDDLDDADIGEESMTQVPLQPLV; encoded by the coding sequence ATGATAAGGTCCGAGCTGGAAATGCCCGAGCGGCTAAAAACGGATACAGATTCCTTACGCCCTAATTACGCAAAATATACCGCAGAACCTTTTGAGCGCGGATTCGGAACAACTCTCGGTAATTCGCTACGCCGTGTCCTCCTTTCCTCAATCAAAGGCGCGGCGATTACAGCCGTCCAAATTGAGCAAGTAAAGCATGAATACGCTACAATTCCCGGAGTCGTGGAAGATGTCGTACAGATTATACTCAACCTGAAAGAGATCCGGTTAAGTATCGCGACTGACGACCCAATGAAACTTACACTGAAAGCGGAGGGATCTTGTGAAGTTACAGCCGCTGACATCCGCTCTAACGCACTTGTTGAGATCATAAACCCTGACCAACATATTGCGACACTCGACGAATGCGAAGGATTAGACATAGAGATTCATGCACAAACAGGCAGAGGATACTCACTCGCGGAAGAGCATAGATCCGTAGGACACGACATCGGATTGATTCCAGTCGACGCTAAGTTTTCACCTGTTGAAAAAGTGAATTTCTGGGTAGAAGAAACCCGAGTTGGCGATATGACGAATTTCGATAAACTCAATCTCGAAGTCTGGACGGATGCAACGATCACAGCAAAGGAAGCCGTCACACGTGCTGCCAACATTCTGCTGCAACAACTTGAGATCTTCACAGAATTCGATGAAACCTACGTTGAACCGGAACCTGAGATTGATGAGGCAAAACTCCGGCGCAATCGATACCTCGCCAAGCCCGTCTCAGAACTTGAACTCTCGGTCCGAGCAAGTAACTGCCTTGAAACGGCAAACATCAAAACTATACGAGAACTCGTCACAAAAGAGGAAAAGGACATGTTGGAATACAAGAACTTTGGTCGGACCTCGCTAAACGAAATCAAAGAACAGCTCGCCAACATGGGACTTTCCCTCGGAATGGAATTGGACGATTTAGACGACGCGGATATCGGTGAAGAAAGTATGACGCAAGTACCTTTGCAACCGCTTGTGTAA